A single genomic interval of Solimonas sp. K1W22B-7 harbors:
- the ccmB gene encoding heme exporter protein CcmB: protein MNAVLAVLTRELRLALRSRMDWMLPLLFFVMVVLLFGLGARPNDPVLAGFAPSILWVGALLSMLLTLDRLFRADYEDGSLEQLCLAEAPLTLTVTAKLTAHWLLTGLPLVLLAAPLALALQMPTSGLAALVLGLALGTPVLSFVGGFAAALTVALPRAGLLLPLLVLPLLAPVLIFGAGAVRAALGGLDAAAPLYFLAAVLVLCITLIPWAAAAALRNAFE, encoded by the coding sequence ATGAACGCGGTGCTGGCGGTGCTGACCCGCGAACTGCGCCTGGCGCTGCGCTCGCGCATGGACTGGATGCTGCCCTTGCTGTTCTTCGTGATGGTGGTGCTGCTGTTCGGTCTCGGCGCCAGGCCCAACGACCCGGTGCTGGCCGGCTTCGCCCCGTCGATCCTGTGGGTGGGGGCGCTGCTGTCGATGCTGCTGACCCTGGACCGGCTGTTCCGCGCCGACTACGAGGACGGCAGCCTGGAGCAGCTGTGCCTGGCCGAGGCGCCGCTGACGCTGACCGTCACCGCCAAGCTGACGGCCCACTGGCTGCTCACCGGCCTGCCGCTGGTGCTGCTGGCGGCGCCGCTGGCGCTGGCCCTGCAGATGCCCACCTCCGGCCTGGCGGCCCTGGTGCTGGGGCTGGCCCTGGGCACGCCGGTCCTCAGCTTTGTCGGCGGCTTTGCCGCCGCCCTGACGGTGGCCTTGCCCCGCGCCGGGCTGCTGCTGCCGCTGCTGGTGCTGCCGCTGCTGGCGCCGGTCCTGATCTTCGGTGCGGGCGCGGTACGCGCCGCCCTCGGCGGCCTCGATGCCGCCGCTCCGCTATACTTCCTCGCGGCGGTCCTGGTGCTCTGCATCACCCTGATTCCCTGGGCCGCCGCCGCAGCCTTGCGCAACGCCTTCGAATGA
- a CDS encoding heme lyase CcmF/NrfE family subunit → MIAEIGHFLLILALGVATIQFLLPSWGVWKRDARAMGVAQSAAQVQFALVFLSYLCLTWAFIDKDFSVAYVAANSHSQLPLIYRISAVWGAHEGSLLLWMLMLSGWTCAVSVFNRRLPADITATCLAVLGAIAIGFLSFMLLTSNPFERHFPVPLEGKDLNPLLQDPGLIIHPPMLYMGYVGFSVAFAFAIAALVSGRLDGAWARWTRPWTTTAWMFLTLGITLGSWWAYHELGWGGWWFWDPVENASFMPWLVGTALIHSLAVTEKRGLLKSWTVLLAIVTFSLSLLGTFLVRSGVLVSVHAFATDPARGVFILGFLAVVLGAAFSLYAWRAPRLKSDGDLTLFSREGLLLLNNIFLVVTAAMVLLGTLYPLFVDALGLGKISVGPPYFNWLFFRLTAPLALLLGLAMAVGWKRAKAVEVIRQLRWPALGALLLAAGLPFLWVGSSGLAVFAGVFMACWVLLSTLTDLWGRIRAKSSLLTGLANVPRAVWGMTLAHLGLGLWVLGVAFVSLYSVERDVRLAPGESAELHGYQFFLRGVEPLPGPNYDADRGTVEITRDGASVVTLHPEKRLYRAQQNVMTEAAVDESPIRDLYVALGEPFDNGDWSLRMYYKPAMQLVWWGGFVMFFGGILAVSDRRYRLAKLAQAPAVADGKVAA, encoded by the coding sequence ATGATTGCCGAGATCGGACATTTCCTGCTGATCCTGGCGCTGGGCGTCGCGACGATCCAGTTCCTGCTGCCGTCCTGGGGTGTGTGGAAGCGCGACGCGCGTGCCATGGGCGTGGCGCAGTCGGCGGCACAGGTGCAGTTCGCGCTGGTGTTCCTGTCCTACCTGTGCTTGACCTGGGCCTTCATCGACAAGGACTTCTCGGTGGCCTATGTTGCCGCCAACTCCCACTCGCAGCTGCCGCTGATCTACCGCATCAGCGCGGTCTGGGGCGCGCACGAGGGTTCGCTGCTGCTGTGGATGCTGATGCTGTCGGGCTGGACCTGCGCGGTGTCGGTGTTCAACCGACGCCTGCCGGCCGACATCACCGCCACCTGCCTGGCGGTGCTCGGCGCGATCGCGATCGGCTTCCTGTCCTTCATGCTGCTGACCTCCAACCCCTTCGAGCGCCATTTCCCGGTGCCGCTGGAGGGCAAGGATCTCAACCCGCTGCTGCAGGACCCGGGTCTGATCATCCATCCGCCGATGCTCTACATGGGCTACGTCGGCTTCTCGGTGGCTTTCGCTTTCGCCATCGCCGCGCTGGTCTCGGGCCGTCTCGACGGTGCCTGGGCGCGCTGGACGCGGCCCTGGACCACCACCGCCTGGATGTTCCTGACCCTGGGCATCACCCTGGGCTCCTGGTGGGCCTACCACGAGCTGGGCTGGGGCGGCTGGTGGTTCTGGGACCCGGTGGAGAACGCTTCCTTCATGCCCTGGCTGGTCGGCACGGCGCTGATCCACTCGCTGGCGGTGACCGAGAAGCGCGGCCTGCTCAAGTCCTGGACCGTGCTGCTGGCGATCGTCACCTTCTCGCTGTCGCTGCTCGGTACCTTCCTGGTGCGCTCCGGCGTGCTGGTGTCGGTGCATGCCTTCGCCACCGATCCGGCGCGCGGCGTGTTCATCCTCGGCTTCCTCGCCGTGGTGCTCGGCGCGGCGTTTTCGCTCTATGCCTGGCGCGCGCCGCGCCTGAAGAGCGACGGCGACCTGACGCTGTTCTCGCGCGAGGGCCTGTTGCTGCTGAACAACATCTTCCTGGTGGTGACCGCCGCCATGGTGCTGCTGGGCACGCTGTATCCCTTGTTCGTCGATGCACTGGGCCTGGGCAAGATTTCCGTCGGTCCGCCGTACTTCAACTGGCTGTTCTTCCGGCTCACCGCCCCGCTGGCGCTGCTGCTGGGCCTGGCGATGGCAGTGGGCTGGAAGCGCGCCAAGGCCGTCGAGGTCATCCGGCAGCTGCGCTGGCCGGCGCTGGGTGCCCTGCTGCTGGCCGCCGGCCTGCCGTTCCTCTGGGTGGGGAGCAGCGGCCTGGCGGTGTTCGCCGGGGTGTTCATGGCTTGCTGGGTGCTGCTGTCGACGCTGACCGATCTCTGGGGCCGCATCCGCGCCAAGTCCTCGCTGCTCACCGGCCTGGCCAACGTGCCGCGCGCGGTCTGGGGCATGACCCTGGCGCACCTGGGCCTCGGCCTGTGGGTGCTGGGCGTGGCCTTCGTCAGCCTCTACAGCGTCGAGCGCGACGTGCGCCTGGCACCCGGCGAGTCGGCCGAGCTGCACGGCTACCAGTTCTTCCTGCGCGGCGTCGAGCCGCTGCCGGGCCCGAACTACGACGCCGACCGTGGCACCGTCGAGATCACGCGTGATGGCGCCAGCGTGGTGACGCTCCATCCGGAGAAGCGCCTGTACCGTGCGCAGCAGAACGTCATGACCGAGGCGGCAGTGGACGAGTCGCCGATCCGTGACCTCTACGTGGCGCTGGGCGAGCCCTTCGACAATGGCGACTGGAGCCTGCGCATGTACTACAAGCCGGCCATGCAGCTGGTCTGGTGGGGCGGCTTCGTCATGTTCTTCGGCGGCATCCTGGCCGTGTCCGACCGCCGCTATCGCCTGGCGAAGCTGGCGCAGGCGCCGGCGGTGGCCGACGGCAAGGTGGCGGCCTGA
- the folD gene encoding bifunctional methylenetetrahydrofolate dehydrogenase/methenyltetrahydrofolate cyclohydrolase FolD — protein MAAQLIDGKAVAQSVRERVRVAVAARVAAGHRPPALATVLVGEDPASQVYVRSKRKACEELGIRSVPVHFEPSLTQEQLLAEVDRLNADDSVDGILVQMPLPEHIDATQVIERIRPDKDVDGFHPYNLGRLAQRLPMLRPCTPYGVIELLKSVNEPFKRRTAVVVGASNHVGRPMMLELMLAGATATCCHRFTADVAAEVARADIVVVAVGKPEMVKGAWIKPGATVIDIGINRMPDGKLRGDVEFEAARERAAFITPVPGGVGPMTVAMLMQNTLEAAVLRAK, from the coding sequence TTGGCCGCACAGCTCATTGACGGCAAAGCCGTCGCCCAGTCCGTTCGCGAGCGCGTCCGCGTCGCCGTAGCCGCGCGCGTTGCTGCCGGCCATCGTCCCCCCGCCCTGGCCACCGTGCTGGTCGGCGAAGATCCCGCCTCCCAGGTCTACGTGCGCAGCAAGCGCAAGGCCTGCGAGGAACTGGGCATCCGCTCGGTGCCGGTGCATTTCGAGCCCTCCCTCACCCAGGAGCAGCTGCTGGCCGAGGTCGACCGCCTCAATGCCGACGACAGCGTCGACGGCATCCTGGTGCAGATGCCGCTGCCGGAGCATATCGATGCCACCCAGGTGATCGAGCGCATCCGCCCGGACAAGGACGTGGACGGCTTCCACCCCTACAACCTCGGCCGCCTGGCCCAGCGCCTGCCGATGCTGCGGCCCTGCACGCCCTATGGCGTGATCGAGCTGCTCAAGTCGGTGAACGAGCCGTTCAAGCGCCGCACTGCCGTGGTCGTCGGCGCCAGCAACCACGTCGGCCGGCCGATGATGCTGGAGCTGATGCTGGCCGGCGCCACCGCCACCTGCTGCCACCGCTTCACCGCCGACGTGGCCGCCGAGGTGGCGCGCGCGGACATCGTGGTGGTGGCGGTCGGCAAGCCCGAGATGGTCAAGGGCGCCTGGATCAAGCCCGGCGCCACGGTGATCGACATCGGCATCAACCGCATGCCCGACGGCAAGCTGCGTGGCGACGTGGAGTTCGAGGCCGCCCGCGAGCGCGCCGCCTTCATCACCCCGGTGCCCGGCGGCGTCGGTCCCATGACGGTGGCGATGCTGATGCAGAACACGCTCGAAGCCGCCGTGCTGAGGGCGAAATAG
- a CDS encoding cytochrome c-type biogenesis protein has protein sequence MRLKTLVLALLLVLPPLAPAQPPSDEPPPQALASLDAGQRERYRTLVHELRCLVCQNQTIADSSAPLAQDLRSQVERQIAEGRSDDEIRQYMTARYGDFVLYKPPVQRNTVLLWVGPFVLLLAALAIALRQLLRRRVAPAPAPAADPQALQKLLDEDRP, from the coding sequence ATGAGGCTGAAGACGCTGGTCCTGGCGCTGCTGCTGGTGCTGCCGCCGCTGGCGCCCGCGCAGCCGCCGTCCGACGAGCCGCCGCCGCAGGCCCTGGCGAGCCTCGACGCCGGCCAGCGCGAGCGTTACCGCACGCTGGTCCACGAACTGCGCTGCCTGGTGTGCCAGAACCAGACCATCGCCGATTCCAGCGCGCCGCTGGCGCAGGACCTGCGCAGCCAGGTCGAGCGGCAGATCGCCGAGGGCCGCAGCGACGACGAGATCCGTCAGTACATGACCGCGCGCTACGGCGACTTCGTGCTGTACAAGCCGCCGGTGCAGCGCAATACCGTATTGCTGTGGGTGGGCCCCTTTGTGCTGCTGCTGGCGGCGCTGGCGATCGCCCTGCGCCAGCTGCTGCGCCGCCGCGTGGCGCCGGCGCCAGCGCCGGCCGCCGACCCCCAGGCCCTGCAGAAGCTGCTCGACGAGGACCGTCCGTGA
- the ccmC gene encoding heme ABC transporter permease CcmC gives MSSWTWFHRLASPPSFFRLANRLAPWLGLLALALLTYGWVDGLAFAPEDYQQKDAYRMIYVHVPAATLSLSLYVALAAAGVVTLVWRMKLAEAALIAIAPVGASITVLALVTGMLWGKPMWGAYWVWDARLTSELVLLFLYLGVVALWQAFEDPRAAARACALLAVIGVINVPIVKFSVDWWNSLHQGATIMKLGKPSISLRMALPLFASVLGLYLFAGYAILRRLQNELLLRESGTAWVRELMGKTRV, from the coding sequence ATGAGCTCCTGGACCTGGTTTCACCGGCTGGCATCGCCCCCCAGCTTCTTCCGTCTGGCGAACCGCCTGGCCCCCTGGCTGGGGCTGCTGGCGCTGGCCCTGCTGACCTACGGCTGGGTCGACGGCCTGGCCTTCGCGCCGGAGGATTACCAGCAGAAAGACGCCTATCGCATGATCTACGTGCACGTGCCCGCAGCGACCCTGTCGCTGTCGCTGTACGTCGCCCTGGCCGCGGCCGGCGTGGTGACCCTGGTGTGGCGCATGAAGCTGGCCGAGGCGGCGCTGATCGCGATCGCGCCGGTGGGCGCCAGCATCACCGTGCTGGCCCTGGTCACCGGCATGCTCTGGGGCAAGCCGATGTGGGGCGCCTACTGGGTCTGGGACGCGCGCCTCACCTCCGAGCTGGTGCTGCTGTTCCTCTACCTGGGCGTGGTGGCGCTGTGGCAGGCCTTCGAGGATCCGCGCGCGGCGGCCCGCGCCTGCGCCCTGCTGGCGGTGATCGGCGTCATCAACGTGCCGATCGTGAAGTTCTCGGTGGACTGGTGGAACAGCCTGCACCAGGGCGCCACGATCATGAAGCTGGGCAAGCCCAGCATCAGCCTGCGCATGGCCCTGCCATTGTTCGCCTCCGTGCTGGGGCTGTACCTGTTCGCCGGCTACGCCATCCTGCGGCGCCTGCAGAACGAACTGCTGCTGCGCGAATCCGGCACCGCCTGGGTGCGTGAACTGATGGGGAAAACCCGTGTCTGA
- the ccmA gene encoding heme ABC exporter ATP-binding protein CcmA: MPPPAFQLEISDLAVRRGPRLLFEGLGFRLAGGEILHLQGANGAGKTSLLETLAGLRRAAAGQMRGLPEDGGLHWLGHRNALNLSLSVLENLEFWCGLNGAAATACPPALERVGLWKLRHRLVRTLSAGQKRRAALARLLAARRPLWLLDEPLDGLDRQGLELFAQLLGEHAAAGGGAVVTSHQPLPAGLAGVRVLVLEA; encoded by the coding sequence ATGCCGCCGCCAGCCTTCCAGCTCGAAATCAGCGACCTCGCCGTCCGGCGCGGTCCGCGCCTGCTGTTCGAAGGCCTGGGCTTCCGCCTGGCCGGCGGCGAGATCCTGCACCTGCAGGGCGCCAACGGCGCCGGCAAGACCTCGCTGCTGGAGACCCTGGCCGGCCTGCGCCGGGCGGCGGCGGGGCAGATGAGGGGCCTGCCGGAAGACGGCGGCCTGCACTGGCTGGGCCATCGCAATGCCCTCAACCTGAGCCTGTCCGTGCTGGAGAACCTGGAATTCTGGTGCGGCCTCAACGGTGCCGCCGCCACCGCCTGCCCGCCGGCGCTGGAGCGGGTGGGGCTGTGGAAACTGCGCCATCGCCTGGTCCGCACCCTGTCGGCCGGGCAGAAGCGCCGTGCCGCGCTGGCACGGCTGCTGGCCGCCCGCCGCCCGCTGTGGCTGCTGGACGAGCCCCTGGACGGCCTGGACCGCCAGGGCCTGGAGCTGTTCGCGCAGCTGCTGGGCGAGCATGCCGCCGCCGGCGGCGGCGCCGTGGTGACCAGCCACCAGCCGCTGCCGGCCGGCCTGGCCGGCGTCCGCGTCCTGGTACTGGAGGCATGA
- the ccmD gene encoding heme exporter protein CcmD, producing MSEFLAMGGYGLYVWGSFGCGLAVLAWNVLSPFLARRALMRQMTESE from the coding sequence GTGTCTGAGTTCCTGGCCATGGGGGGGTACGGCCTGTACGTCTGGGGCAGCTTCGGCTGCGGCCTGGCGGTACTGGCCTGGAATGTGTTGTCGCCCTTCCTGGCGCGACGTGCATTGATGCGCCAAATGACGGAATCCGAATGA
- a CDS encoding acyl-CoA dehydrogenase family protein produces MKHPFYTEDHEAFRQQLRRFVDREIAPNIDKWEAAETLPRELHLKAAEAGIMQLGFPESCGGTEVDPFYGIVVTEELARAGSGGLIASLMSHGIGTPPVAHVGNAEQKERFVRPVLAGEKIAALAITEPGGGSDVANLRTRAVRDGDHYVVNGSKTFITSGMRADFITTAVRTGGDGMGGVSLLVIEGDTPGLTRSPLHKMGWWCSDTATLYFDNCRVPAANRIGPENAGFMAIMMNFNNERLMLAAQAWAFAQVCYEESLAYARERQTFGKPLIRNQVIRHKLVDMRMRNEAVKANLDMAAWRIGQKQFPVAELSMLKNFATTSLEWVANEAMQIFGGAGYLRGSKVERIYRETKVLTIGGGSLEIMKDLAAKQMGY; encoded by the coding sequence ATGAAGCATCCGTTCTACACCGAAGACCACGAGGCCTTCCGCCAGCAGCTGCGACGCTTCGTCGACAGGGAGATTGCTCCCAACATCGACAAATGGGAAGCCGCCGAAACCCTTCCGCGTGAGCTGCATCTCAAGGCCGCCGAGGCCGGCATCATGCAGCTGGGCTTTCCCGAATCCTGCGGCGGCACCGAGGTCGACCCCTTCTACGGCATCGTCGTCACCGAAGAGCTGGCTCGCGCCGGCAGCGGCGGCCTGATCGCCAGCCTGATGTCGCATGGCATCGGCACGCCGCCGGTGGCCCACGTCGGCAACGCCGAGCAGAAGGAGCGCTTCGTGCGCCCGGTGCTGGCCGGCGAGAAGATCGCCGCGCTGGCGATCACCGAACCCGGCGGCGGCTCCGACGTGGCCAATCTCCGCACCAGGGCCGTGCGTGACGGCGACCATTACGTGGTCAACGGCTCCAAGACCTTCATCACCTCCGGCATGCGCGCCGACTTCATCACCACCGCCGTGCGCACCGGCGGTGACGGCATGGGCGGAGTCTCCCTCCTGGTGATCGAGGGCGATACCCCGGGGCTGACGCGCTCGCCGCTGCACAAGATGGGCTGGTGGTGCTCGGACACGGCCACGCTGTACTTCGACAACTGCCGGGTGCCGGCGGCCAACCGCATCGGCCCGGAGAACGCCGGCTTCATGGCGATCATGATGAACTTCAACAACGAGCGCCTGATGCTGGCGGCGCAGGCCTGGGCCTTCGCCCAGGTCTGCTACGAGGAATCCCTGGCCTACGCCCGCGAGCGCCAGACCTTCGGCAAGCCGCTGATCCGCAACCAGGTGATCCGCCACAAGCTGGTGGACATGCGCATGCGCAACGAGGCGGTGAAGGCCAACCTCGACATGGCGGCCTGGCGCATCGGGCAGAAGCAGTTCCCGGTGGCCGAGCTGAGCATGCTGAAGAACTTCGCCACCACCTCGCTGGAATGGGTGGCCAACGAGGCGATGCAGATCTTCGGCGGTGCCGGCTACCTGCGCGGCTCCAAGGTGGAGCGCATCTACCGCGAGACCAAGGTGCTGACCATCGGCGGCGGCTCGCTGGAGATCATGAAGGACCTGGCAGCCAAGCAGATGGGCTATTAG
- a CDS encoding NADH:flavin oxidoreductase yields the protein MDGASRIADLFAPLGFKHGPSMKNRLILAPLTNLQSHEDGSLSDDEFHWLAKRAQGGFGLTMSCAAFVQMQGRGFPGQLGVSDDRQLPGLTRLATEIRRHGSLAVVQLHHAGVRSPKDLNNGLEPVGPSDFAETGARALSHAEVEQLIEDFIAAALRAQKAGFDGVEVHGAHGYVVAQFISSEFNQREDEFGGSLENRCRVLFRIIDGIRERCGPDFSLGLRISPERFGQKMSEVIEISERLFREAKIDYLDLSLWDAFKEPIEEAYHGSSLLSWFTRLDRGAVRLGACGKIRGTREALACLQAGADFVAIGRSAILHHDFPERVRGDGEFQPVKLPVTADYLRNEGLGPKFVEYMRTWPKFVAE from the coding sequence ATGGACGGAGCGTCCCGTATCGCCGACCTGTTCGCACCGCTGGGCTTCAAGCACGGGCCGTCGATGAAGAACCGCCTGATCCTGGCGCCGCTGACCAACCTGCAGAGCCACGAGGACGGCAGCCTCTCGGACGACGAGTTCCACTGGCTGGCCAAGCGCGCCCAGGGCGGCTTCGGCCTCACCATGAGCTGCGCCGCCTTCGTGCAGATGCAGGGCCGCGGCTTCCCCGGCCAGCTCGGCGTCTCCGACGACCGCCAGCTGCCCGGCCTGACGCGCCTGGCCACGGAAATCCGCCGGCACGGCAGCCTGGCCGTGGTGCAGCTGCACCACGCCGGCGTGCGCTCGCCCAAGGACCTCAACAACGGCCTGGAGCCCGTGGGGCCCTCCGACTTTGCCGAGACCGGCGCCCGCGCACTCAGCCATGCCGAGGTGGAGCAGCTGATCGAGGACTTCATCGCCGCCGCCCTGCGTGCGCAGAAGGCCGGCTTCGATGGTGTCGAGGTCCATGGCGCGCACGGCTACGTCGTCGCCCAGTTCATCAGCAGCGAGTTCAACCAGCGCGAGGACGAGTTCGGCGGCTCGCTGGAGAACCGCTGCCGCGTCCTGTTCCGCATCATCGACGGCATCCGCGAACGCTGCGGACCGGACTTCAGCCTGGGCCTGCGCATCTCGCCCGAGCGCTTCGGCCAGAAGATGTCCGAGGTCATCGAGATCAGCGAGCGCTTGTTCCGCGAAGCGAAGATCGACTACCTCGACCTGTCGCTGTGGGACGCTTTCAAGGAACCGATCGAAGAGGCTTACCACGGCAGCTCCCTGCTCTCCTGGTTCACCCGCCTGGACCGCGGCGCGGTGCGCCTGGGAGCCTGCGGCAAGATCCGCGGCACCCGGGAAGCCCTCGCCTGCCTGCAAGCCGGCGCCGACTTCGTCGCCATCGGCCGCTCCGCAATCCTGCACCACGACTTCCCCGAGCGCGTGCGCGGCGACGGCGAGTTCCAGCCGGTGAAGCTGCCGGTGACCGCGGACTACCTGCGCAATGAAGGGCTGGGACCGAAGTTCGTGGAGTACATGAGGACGTGGCCGAAGTTTGTTGCGGAGTAA
- the ccmE gene encoding cytochrome c maturation protein CcmE, with the protein MTKRQKRMLAVGLLLAGLSLAAVLGFTAFSKNMMYFQTPSDIAGGKLPQGARIRLGGLVEKGSVQRGDGLVVNFSVADCDANLPVRYEGILPDLFREGQGIVATGHMDGKTFVADEVLAKHDENYMPPELAEKLTTPDGKHSCAQFKSMTKT; encoded by the coding sequence ATGACCAAGCGTCAGAAGCGAATGCTGGCGGTGGGCCTGCTGCTGGCCGGCCTGTCCCTGGCGGCCGTGCTGGGCTTTACCGCCTTCAGCAAGAACATGATGTATTTCCAGACCCCCAGCGACATCGCCGGCGGCAAGCTGCCGCAGGGTGCGCGCATCCGCCTGGGCGGCCTGGTGGAGAAGGGCAGCGTGCAGCGCGGCGACGGCCTGGTGGTGAACTTCAGCGTCGCCGACTGCGACGCCAACCTGCCGGTGCGCTACGAGGGCATCCTGCCGGACCTGTTCCGCGAGGGGCAGGGCATCGTCGCCACCGGCCACATGGACGGCAAGACCTTCGTCGCCGACGAGGTGCTGGCCAAGCACGACGAGAACTACATGCCGCCCGAACTGGCCGAGAAGCTGACCACGCCCGACGGCAAGCACTCCTGCGCCCAGTTCAAGTCGATGACCAAGACATGA
- a CDS encoding AMP-binding protein has protein sequence MTVIDESLLPLNRLHHWEATQPQAIYLSQPLGGGRMRDYSWAQVADEARRMAAYLKSFGWEPGTRVAILSKNCAWWIMSDLAIWMAGYVSVPIYPTLTADSVKQILQHSEARACFVGKLDDWPMMRPGVIGSAVKCIRYPLSPAESFPEWDEIVAKTDPLPGQPLRKGEDLATIVYTSGTTGMPKGVMHVFNSIGWSGEALQQRFGTRPEDRLLSYLPLAHVAERWMVQAGSLNAGIRVYFAESLETFPQDLRRARPTVFISVPRLWVKFQQGVYSKLPKEKLERLLRIPLLNTVVKRRLLAGMGLDQVRFAGGGAAPMPPELLKWYHGLGLELLEGYGMTENFGCSHSNLPGQGKPGYVGVPYPGVECRIGEGGEVQMRSPALMTGYFKEPEKTRETLTDDGFLRTGDKGEIDAEGRLRITGRVKDLFKTSKGKYVAPSPIEDRLVTHPTIEACCVVGANYPQPLGIVMLSQDAANHARNPAERQALAASLGEHLERINADLDPHEQMDCLAVVTEQWTVESGFITPTLKVKRPAIECSYARYFDGWLRQKKPVVWASGA, from the coding sequence ATGACGGTCATCGACGAATCCCTGCTGCCGCTGAACCGGCTCCATCACTGGGAGGCGACGCAGCCCCAGGCCATCTACCTGTCGCAGCCGCTGGGCGGTGGCAGGATGCGCGACTACAGCTGGGCGCAGGTCGCCGACGAGGCGCGGCGCATGGCGGCCTACCTGAAGTCCTTCGGCTGGGAGCCCGGCACGCGCGTCGCGATCCTGTCGAAGAACTGCGCCTGGTGGATCATGTCCGACCTGGCAATCTGGATGGCCGGCTACGTCAGCGTGCCGATCTACCCGACGCTTACGGCAGATTCGGTCAAGCAGATCCTGCAGCACAGCGAGGCGCGTGCCTGCTTTGTCGGCAAGCTGGACGACTGGCCGATGATGCGCCCCGGTGTGATCGGCAGCGCGGTCAAATGCATCCGCTATCCGCTGTCGCCGGCCGAGAGCTTTCCGGAGTGGGACGAGATCGTGGCGAAGACAGACCCCTTGCCCGGCCAGCCGCTGCGCAAGGGCGAGGACCTGGCCACCATCGTCTACACCTCCGGCACCACTGGCATGCCCAAGGGCGTGATGCACGTCTTCAACAGCATCGGCTGGTCCGGGGAGGCGCTGCAGCAGCGCTTCGGCACCCGGCCGGAAGACCGCCTGCTGTCCTACCTGCCGCTGGCCCACGTCGCCGAGCGCTGGATGGTGCAGGCCGGCTCCCTCAATGCGGGCATTCGTGTGTACTTCGCCGAATCGCTGGAGACCTTCCCGCAGGACCTGCGCCGCGCGCGGCCCACGGTGTTCATCTCGGTGCCGCGGCTGTGGGTCAAGTTCCAGCAGGGCGTGTATTCGAAGTTGCCGAAGGAAAAGCTCGAGCGTTTGCTGCGCATCCCGCTGCTGAACACGGTGGTGAAGCGTCGCCTGCTGGCTGGCATGGGGCTGGACCAGGTGCGCTTCGCCGGCGGCGGCGCCGCGCCGATGCCGCCCGAACTGCTCAAGTGGTACCACGGCCTGGGTCTGGAACTGCTGGAGGGCTACGGCATGACCGAGAACTTCGGCTGCTCGCACAGCAACCTGCCGGGGCAGGGCAAGCCGGGCTATGTCGGCGTGCCTTACCCTGGCGTGGAGTGTCGTATCGGCGAGGGGGGCGAGGTGCAGATGCGCTCGCCGGCGCTGATGACCGGTTATTTCAAGGAGCCGGAGAAGACCCGCGAGACGCTGACCGACGATGGTTTCCTGCGCACCGGCGACAAGGGCGAGATCGACGCGGAGGGACGCCTGCGCATCACCGGGCGGGTCAAGGACCTGTTCAAGACCTCCAAGGGCAAGTACGTGGCGCCGTCGCCGATCGAGGATCGCCTGGTGACGCATCCGACGATCGAGGCCTGCTGCGTGGTGGGCGCCAATTACCCGCAGCCGCTGGGCATCGTCATGCTGTCGCAGGACGCGGCCAACCACGCCCGCAATCCGGCCGAGCGCCAGGCATTGGCGGCCTCGCTGGGCGAGCACCTGGAGCGCATCAATGCGGACCTGGATCCGCATGAGCAGATGGATTGCCTGGCGGTGGTGACCGAGCAATGGACGGTGGAGAGCGGGTTCATCACGCCGACGCTGAAGGTGAAGCGGCCGGCGATCGAATGCAGCTATGCGCGGTATTTCGATGGGTGGCTGCGGCAGAAGAAGCCTGTTGTCTGGGCCTCAGGCGCCTGA
- a CDS encoding DsbE family thiol:disulfide interchange protein, with the protein MRFLIPAVLLAVLLVFLGVGLKRDPREVPSPLVGKPAPAFDLALVGEPQRYTQDNLKGRPVLVNFWASWCAGCRVEHPLLLKLAGEGVEIVGIDYKDTDEAARQWLQRHGNPYRRIVADTAGTAGLDWGVYGVPETFVLDASGTIVYKQIGPMTEQAWTEKIRPLLQGQKS; encoded by the coding sequence ATGCGCTTCCTGATTCCTGCGGTGCTGCTGGCCGTGCTGCTGGTGTTCCTCGGCGTGGGCCTCAAGCGCGACCCGCGCGAGGTGCCGTCGCCGCTGGTCGGCAAGCCGGCCCCGGCCTTCGACCTGGCCCTGGTCGGCGAGCCGCAGCGCTACACGCAGGACAACCTCAAGGGCCGGCCGGTGCTGGTCAACTTCTGGGCCAGCTGGTGCGCCGGCTGCCGCGTCGAGCATCCGCTGCTGCTGAAGCTGGCGGGCGAGGGCGTCGAGATCGTCGGCATCGACTACAAGGATACGGACGAGGCGGCGCGGCAGTGGCTGCAGCGGCACGGCAATCCCTACCGCCGCATCGTCGCCGACACCGCCGGCACCGCGGGGCTCGACTGGGGCGTCTACGGCGTGCCCGAGACCTTCGTGCTCGATGCCAGCGGCACCATCGTCTACAAGCAGATCGGCCCGATGACCGAGCAGGCTTGGACCGAGAAGATCCGCCCGCTGCTGCAGGGACAGAAATCATGA